The Hemibagrus wyckioides isolate EC202008001 linkage group LG15, SWU_Hwy_1.0, whole genome shotgun sequence genome window below encodes:
- the LOC131366092 gene encoding chemokine XC receptor 1-like has translation MEKSEINTSTETPYELFYESIYSYYDAFPCVSGYEAGHKHIAVSIILSAVILISLIGNLLVVVISVFYMNLKSLTNIFILNLALSDLLFTAGLPFWVSEYAWGATFGDAGCKVVIFLLATGFYSSVMFLVLMSFQRYMAVLHPLLGWIKGHGFTLVPIIAWVVSVSAALPATVHSTAMSDPEGLVFYCMYSSLTAFVAISYEEIITFVCILLLMAFCYIRILQTIFKSPTNQNCKHSRVTGLSFFLVVTFFIFWAPSNIVNFLQLLYYHNIMFITHCEILRLEYASYICQPVAITRCCLNPVIYLIFGVKFRKTVREVFQRRTALNAAQMRMVECHSDSF, from the exons ATGGAAAAAAGTG AAATCAACACGTCCACAGAGACTCCATATGAATTATTCTATGAGTCGATTTATTCGTATTATGATGCATTTCCATGTGTCAGTGGATATGAGGCTGGACATAAACACATTGCAGTTTCCATAATCCTCAGCGCAGTGATCCTGATCAGTCTCATTGGGAACCTCCTGGTGGTTGTGATCAGTGTATTCTACATGAATCTTAAATCGCTGACCAACATCTTCATACTCAACTTGGCTCTGTCAGATTTGCTTTTTACTGCCGGACTGCCTTTCTGGGTGAGTGAATATGCATGGGGTGCGACTTTTGGAGATGCAGGGTGTAAAGTTGTCATCTTTCTTTTAGCTACTGGATTTTACAGCAGTGTCATGTTCTTGGTGTTGATGAGTTTTCAGCGCTACATGGCCGTCCTGCACCCTCTTTTAGGTTGGATAAAAGGACATGGCTTCACACTCGTTCCTATCATCGCATGGGTAGTGAGCGTCTCTGCAGCATTGCCAGCTACAGTGCACAGCACAGCAATGTCTGACCCGGAAGGCCTTGTTTTTTACTGTATGTACAGCAGCCTAACTGCGTTTGTTGCCATTTCATATGAAGAGATCATCACTTTTGTTTGCATCTTATTGCTCATGGCTTTTTGCTACATCAGGATTTTGCAAACCATCTTCAAGTCGCCAACAAACCAGAACTGCAAACACTCCCGAGTTACtggactttctttctttctggtggttacattctttattttttgggCTCCTTCTAACATAGTGAACTTTCTTCAGCTCTTGTATTACCACAATATCATGTTTATCACACATTGTGAAATCTTGCGCCTCGAATATGCCAGTTATATCTGTCAACCTGTTGCGATCACCCGATGCTGCCTCAATCCAGTGATCTATCTGATATTTGGTGTAAAGTTCCGGAAGACAGTGCGAGAGGTTTTTCAAAGGCGAACTGCTTTAAACGCTGCACAAATGAGGATGGTCGAATGTCATTCTGACAGTTTCTAA
- the LOC131365852 gene encoding chemokine XC receptor 1-like: MIILSTVILISLVGNLLVVLVSVFYIRLRSLTVIFILNMALSDLLSTFGLMFYSFGNIWNLPIGDAACKVARFFHCTGFYSSIIFLTLMSFQHYMAIVDPLSVWKKGRGFTIILICVWVLSVLAALPAMVHSASQACMYSTAVSVAITYRENIVFVCVFLFMGFCYIRILQTILKSPTNQNQRLRTTGLAFFLVALFFICWAPYNIMKFLYTLIYYQIWSLNLDRFFYAYYICRLLAFSRCCLNPVIYGLCDVIFHKTEREILQRQATFNSAEMETQEHNSDSFY, encoded by the coding sequence ATGATAATCCTCAGCACTGTGATCTTGATCAGTCTGGTTGGGAACCTCCTGGTTGTTCTGGTCAGTGTATTCTATATAAGGCTTCGATCACTGACCGTCATCTTCATACTCAACATGGCTCTGTCGGACCTGCTGTCCACTTTCGGACTGATGTTCTATTCATTTGGAAACATCTGGAATTTGCCTATTGGAGATGCAGCATGCAAAGTTGCCAGGTTCTTTCACTGCACTGGATTTTACAGCAGCATCATCTTTCTGACTCTGATGAGCTTTCAGCATTACATGGCCATTGTGGATCCTCTGTCAGTATGGAAGAAAGGACGTGGCTTCACAATCATTCTAATCTGTGTATGGGTTCTGAGTGTCTTGGCAGCATTGCCAGCTATGGTGCACAGTGCATCACAAGCCTGCATGTACAGCACAGCTGTATCAGTTGCTATTACTTATAGAGAGAacattgtttttgtgtgtgtctttttgttcATGGGTTTTTGCTACATCAGAATCCTGCAAACCATCCTCAAGTCCCCAACAAACCAGAACCAGAGGCTCAGAACTACTGGACTTGCTTTCTTTCTGGTGGCTTTGTTCTTTATTTGTTGGGCTCCTTATAACATAATGAAATTTCTGTACACCTTAATTTATTATCAGATCTGGTCTTTGAACTTAGACCGTTTCTTTTATGCCTACTACATCTGCCGTCTTCTGGCTTTTAGCCGCTGCTGCCTCAATCCAGTGATCTATGGTTTATGCGATGTAATATTccataagacagagagagagattttacaaAGACAAGCTACTTTCAATTCTGCAGAAATGGAAACTCAAGAACATAATTCTGACAGTTTCTATTAA
- the LOC131366081 gene encoding mucin-19-like, translating to MSIKCLGFSLGLGIFFSQLMPSIQIPPAFQTAAAGSVITLAPTTVGPLATTLAGSLTSTPLATTTLAGSLTSTALATTTLAGTFAATTTSFATTTTSPQSQPSTLRVYLRMKINSTEDLTDPTVMENFLLKIKPTSEQFSKVQLKWTLQPKREN from the exons ATGTCTATAAAGTGTCTGGGGTTTTCTTTAG GATTAGGCATTTTCTTCTCACAGTTGATGCCGTCCATCCAGATCC CCCCCGCTTTCCAGACAGCAGCTGCAGGTTCTGTTATTACTCTTGCTCCTACTACTGTTGGTCCTTTGGCTACTACTCTTGCTGGGTCTTTAACTTCTACTCCTTTAGCTACTACTACTCTTGCTGGTTCTTTAACTTCTACTGCTTTGGCTACAACTACTCTTGCTGGTACTtttgctgctactactacttcttttgctaccaccaccaccagcccCCAAAGTCAGCCTTCTACACTAAGAGTATACCTGCGGATGAAGATTAACAGCACAGAGGATCTGACTGACCCTACAGTGATGGAGAACTTTCTCCTGAAG ATTAAACCTACCAGCGAACAGTTCTCAAAAGTTCAACTGAAGTGGACTCTCCAGCCAAAGCGGGAAAATTAA
- the LOC131365855 gene encoding chemokine XC receptor 1-like: MAEERIITMMIILSTVILISLVGNLLVVGISVFYIRLQSLTVIFILNLALSDLLSTVGLIFSFCENIWNLPFGDAACRVASFFHSTGFYSSIIFLALMSFQHYMAIVDPLSVWKKGRGFTTILICVWVLSFLAALPAIEQSVALDICMYNSSTAVLVAITYRENIVFVCAFLFNGFCYIRILQTILKSPTNQNQRHRTTGLTFLLVASFFICWAPYNIMKFLYTLIYYQIWSLNLDHFFNAYYICRLLAFSHCCLNPVIYGLSDLKFHETEREILQRRATFNSAGIETQEHLSSSS, encoded by the coding sequence ATGGCTGAAGAGAGAATCATTACAATGATGATAATCCTCAGCACTGTGATCCTGATCAGTCTGGTTGGGAACCTCCTGGTTGTTGGGATCAGTGTATTCTATATAAGACTTCAATCACTGACCGTCATCTTCATACTCAACTTGGCTCTGTCAGACCTGCTGTCCACTGTTGGACtgattttctctttctgtgAAAACATCTGGAATTTGCCTTTTGGAGACGCAGCATGCAGAGTTGCCAGCTTTTTTCACTCCACTGGATTTTACAGCAGCATCATCTTCCTGGCACTGATGAGCTTTCAGCATTACATGGCCATCGTGGATCCTCTGTCAGTCTGGAAGAAAGGACGTGGCTTCACAACCATTCTTATCTGTGTGTGGGTGCTGAGCTTCTTGGCAGCATTGCCAGCTATAGAGCAAAGTGTAGCACTAGACATCTGCATGTACAACAGCAGCACAGCTGTATTAGTTGCTATTACTTATAGAGAGAACATTGTTTTTGTGTGCGCCTTTTTGTTTAACGGTTTTTGCTACATCAGGATCCTGCAAACCATCCTCAAGTCCCCAACAAACCAGAATCAGAGACACAGAACTACTGGACTTACCTTCCTTCTGGTGGCTTCGTTCTTTATTTGTTGGGCTCCTTATAACATAATGAAATTTCTGTACACCTTAATTTATTATCAGATCTGGTCTTTGAACTTAGACCATTTCTTTAATGCCTACTACATCTGCCGTCTTCTGGCTTTTAGCCACTGCTGCCTCAATCCAGTGATCTATGGTTTATCTGATCTAAAATTTcatgagacagagagggagattTTGCAAAGACGAGCTACTTTCAATTCTGCAGGAATAGAAACTCAAGAACATCTTTCCAGCAGTTCCTAA
- the LOC131365851 gene encoding chemokine XC receptor 1-like, whose product MYDSSDDLFVHMHNSSLFVDELFRDRSMAEDRNIAVIIILSTLILISLIGNLMVVLISVFYPRLRSVNVMFILNLALSDLLSTVGLMFWFYNNVWSLNYGDEMCEDTGFAQSAGFYSSVLFLVLISVQCYQAVVHPVSDWKYRHLIAFVLWMVSFYAALPSMVHIIKQPLSTDCMYRNTGLLLIVIYRQNIVFVFTFLFMGFCYIRILQTILKSATNQNQRHRTTGLAFFLAATFFICWAPYNIMTFMHTLNLPYISPLNLKHFLFAFYICRLLAFSRCLNPVIYCLFGLKFRQTAREILQRRATSAETQTEERHSGTTSETPVLLN is encoded by the coding sequence ATGTATGATTCATCTGATGACCTTTTTGTACACATGCATAATTCTTCATTGTTTGTTGATGAACTATTCCGTGACAGATCCATGGCTGAAGACAGAAACATTGCAGTGATCATAATCCTCAGCACTTTGATCCTGATCAGTCTCATTGGGAACCTCATGGTtgtcctgatcagtgtattttatCCGAGGCTTCGTTCAGTGAACGTCATGTTCATACTCAACTTGGCTCTGTCAGACCTGCTGTCCACCGTCGGACTGATGTTCTGGTTCTATAATAACGTCTGGAGTTTGAATTACGGAGACGAGATGTGCGAAGACACCGGCTTTGCTCAATCAGCTGGATTTTACAGCAGCGTCCTGTTCCTGGTGTTGATAAGTGTTCAGTGTTACCAGGCTGTGGTGCATCCTGTGTCAGACTGGAAGTATAGACATTTAATCGCATTCGTTCTGTGGATGGTGAGCTTCTATGCAGCATTGCCAAGCATGGTGCACATAATAAAACAACCTCTCTCGACAGACTGCATGTACAGAAACACAGGTCTACTGCTTATTGTTATATATAGACAGAACATTGTTTTTGTCTTCACCTTTTTGTTCATGGGTTTTTGCTACATCAGGATCCTGCAAACTATCCTCAAGTCTGCAACAAACCAGAACCAGAGGCACAGAACTACTGGACTTGCCTTCTTTCTGGCGGCTACGTTCTTTATTTGTTGGGCTCCATATAACATAATGACTTTTATGCACACTTTAAATCTTCCGTATATCAGCCCtttaaatttaaaacattttctttttgccTTCTATATCTGCCGTCTTTTGGCTTTTAGCCGCTGCCTCAATCCAGTGATCTATTGCTTATTTGGTCTAAAATTCCGTCAAACAGCGAGAGAGATTTTGCAAAGACGAGCTACttctgcagaaacacaaactgAAGAACGTCATTCTGGGACGACTTCAGAGACACCAGTGCTTCTAAATTAG